One window of Papaver somniferum cultivar HN1 chromosome 9, ASM357369v1, whole genome shotgun sequence genomic DNA carries:
- the LOC113311778 gene encoding serine/arginine-rich splicing factor RSZ22-like codes for MAGVWVARKPPGYAFVELDDCRDALDAINDLDAKNGWGVELSHNSKGSGGGRDGGGGGGRGRGVSSWQDKLVCHDISGGQEASLILVTNLIDPPLAPKTCCTNINSIYMNVVCCVVAVMVVKTNHYNMG; via the exons ATGGCAGG TGTTTGGGTTGCACGGAAGCCACCGGGTTATGCTTTTGTTGAACTTGATGACTGTAGAGATGCTTTAGATGCGATCAATGATTTGGATG cGAAGAATGGTTGGGGGGTTGAGCTTTCTCATAACTCTAAGGGTAGTGGTGGAGGCAGGGATGGTGGCGGTGGAGGTGGTCGTGGACGCGGTGTAAGCAGTTGGCAGGACAA GTTGGTGTGCCATGACATAAGTGGAGGACAAGAAGCCAGTCTGATTCTTGTCACCAATTTAATTGATCCTCCTCTTGCACCTAAG ACTTGTTGTACCAATATCAATTCTATATATATGAACGTGGTCTGCTGTGTGGTTGCGGTGATGGTTGTGAAAACAAATCATTACAACATGGGGTAA